A single window of Rhizobium sp. SL42 DNA harbors:
- a CDS encoding threonine aldolase family protein gives MFFASDNWSGAHPKIAESLTKQAAGFASAYGSSELDKRIEAQFNDIFEREVAVFFVATGTAANSLALASVAKAGGVTFCHSDAHVNADEGGAPEFLTSACRLFPVEGDNGKMDREALHTAVSRFDVPSVHQGRPMAITVTQATEAGTVYTLDELDAIAAIAKAKSLPLHMDGARFANALVALGATPAEMTWKRGVDILSFGGTKNGCWCAEAIVFMKPEMAEEMPYIRKRSAQLFSKTRFISAQLEAYLEDDLWLDLARHSNAMADRLRAGLTAKNNARLAWETQANEVFAVIDKSAADRAQSKGAKFYDWLAPRDMPHMISENERLVRLVTSFSTTQAEVDQFIEVV, from the coding sequence ATGTTCTTCGCTTCAGACAACTGGTCCGGCGCCCACCCCAAGATCGCAGAAAGCCTCACAAAGCAGGCCGCCGGCTTTGCCAGTGCCTATGGCTCAAGCGAGCTCGACAAGCGGATCGAGGCACAGTTCAACGATATCTTCGAGCGCGAGGTCGCCGTCTTTTTCGTCGCGACAGGCACGGCGGCCAATTCGCTGGCGCTTGCCAGCGTCGCAAAGGCCGGCGGTGTGACCTTCTGCCACTCGGACGCGCATGTAAATGCAGACGAAGGCGGCGCTCCCGAATTCCTGACCAGCGCCTGTCGGCTTTTCCCTGTTGAAGGCGACAACGGCAAGATGGACCGCGAAGCGCTCCACACCGCCGTGTCCCGCTTTGACGTGCCCTCCGTGCACCAGGGCCGGCCTATGGCGATCACCGTCACCCAGGCAACCGAGGCCGGTACAGTCTATACGCTCGACGAACTGGATGCGATCGCCGCCATCGCCAAGGCGAAATCGCTGCCCCTGCACATGGATGGCGCCCGCTTCGCCAATGCGCTCGTTGCCCTGGGCGCGACACCCGCCGAAATGACCTGGAAGCGCGGTGTCGACATCCTGTCCTTCGGCGGCACCAAGAATGGCTGCTGGTGCGCGGAGGCGATCGTCTTCATGAAGCCGGAAATGGCCGAGGAAATGCCTTATATCCGCAAGCGCTCCGCCCAGCTCTTCTCCAAGACGCGCTTCATCTCGGCCCAGCTGGAAGCCTATCTCGAAGACGATCTTTGGCTCGACCTCGCCCGCCATTCCAACGCCATGGCCGACCGGCTGCGCGCTGGCCTGACGGCCAAGAACAATGCGCGGCTTGCCTGGGAGACCCAGGCGAACGAAGTCTTTGCCGTGATCGACAAGTCCGCCGCCGATCGCGCACAATCGAAAGGTGCGAAATTCTATGACTGGCTGGCACCCCGCGACATGCCGCACATGATCAGTGAAAACGAACGGCTCGTTCGTCTTGTAACAAGCTTCTCGACGACGCAGGCAGAAGTGGATCAATTCATAGAAGTCGTCTGA
- a CDS encoding BufA1 family periplasmic bufferin-type metallophore, protein MSSYTINSAALAAAITMAVTGVSLLSGPAVAQEKEKCFGISMAGKNDCAAGPGTTCAGTSKVDYQGNAWKYVAAGTCLTMTAPDGRMGALEALERDMPKA, encoded by the coding sequence ATGAGTAGCTATACCATCAATTCCGCAGCACTCGCCGCGGCCATTACCATGGCAGTCACCGGCGTCAGCCTGCTGTCAGGCCCAGCCGTCGCCCAGGAAAAGGAAAAATGCTTCGGCATTTCCATGGCCGGCAAGAATGATTGCGCCGCCGGTCCCGGCACCACCTGCGCCGGCACGTCCAAGGTCGATTATCAGGGCAATGCCTGGAAATATGTGGCCGCCGGCACCTGCCTGACCATGACCGCACCGGACGGCCGTATGGGGGCGCTAGAAGCCCTGGAACGCGACATGCCCAAGGCCTGA
- the bufB gene encoding DUF692 domain-containing protein translates to MLNTAAVSRHTISPTTPAMPARTGAGFKAQHADAILSDDYRIGFLEVHAENYMGDGGHPHRILTRMRTDFPLSVHGVGLSIGSPAGLDLQHLDRLKAIVDRYEPAFVSEHLAWSTHDDHFFNDLLPVPYDEETLARVCDHIDLVQDRLARRILLENPSTYVAFEATTMRETDFIRAIACRTGCGLLLDINNVHVSATNHGYAPLDYLADFPTELVEEIHLAGHAEDRDDAGQPLLIDSHDRPVDRLVWDLYDHVLAATGPRPTLIEWDNDVPDWPILKREAIRADAILAHHKQTTGGLRHGG, encoded by the coding sequence ATGCTGAACACGGCAGCCGTTTCACGCCATACTATTTCCCCAACGACGCCAGCGATGCCCGCACGCACCGGTGCCGGTTTCAAGGCACAGCATGCCGATGCCATCTTGTCTGATGATTATCGCATCGGCTTTCTGGAGGTGCATGCCGAAAACTATATGGGTGACGGCGGACATCCGCACCGGATCCTGACACGCATGCGTACGGACTTTCCGCTATCCGTTCATGGCGTGGGCCTGTCAATCGGCAGCCCGGCAGGACTCGACCTGCAACATCTCGACCGCCTCAAGGCTATCGTCGATCGCTACGAGCCTGCATTCGTGTCGGAACATCTTGCCTGGTCGACCCACGACGATCACTTCTTCAACGACCTCCTGCCGGTTCCCTATGACGAGGAAACCCTTGCAAGGGTCTGCGACCATATCGATCTGGTGCAGGACAGGCTCGCCCGCCGCATTCTTCTCGAAAATCCCTCGACCTATGTCGCCTTCGAGGCGACCACCATGCGCGAAACGGATTTCATCCGTGCGATTGCCTGCCGTACCGGCTGTGGCCTCCTGCTGGACATCAACAATGTCCATGTCTCGGCGACCAACCACGGCTACGCACCCCTGGACTACCTGGCCGACTTCCCCACCGAACTGGTCGAGGAGATCCACCTTGCCGGTCATGCCGAAGATCGGGACGACGCCGGCCAGCCCTTGCTGATCGACAGCCATGACAGACCGGTCGATAGACTTGTCTGGGATCTTTACGACCACGTTCTGGCCGCAACAGGACCCCGTCCAACACTGATCGAGTGGGACAATGACGTCCCGGATTGGCCGATCCTGAAGCGCGAGGCGATTCGGGCCGATGCCATTCTCGCCCACCACAAGCAGACCACCGGAGGCCTGCGCCATGGCGGCTGA
- a CDS encoding HvfC/BufC N-terminal domain-containing protein — protein MAAEPVASGAFAAALLDPAQRVPDGLIAGSGSAVGRRFAVYRNNVMVSLVDALASIFPTVQNLVGEEFFRAVAQLHVRAHPPCSPLIFTYGNDFARFIQSFPPARDLPFLADVAQLERLWLDSFHSADSPSLDPMSLASIPPDDLGHLRFTAHPATRILRCRHAAATIVIRDRAGSALSDVNPMQAENALVTRPAFDVKIQPLPPGGYAFLTALIERQTLAEACEAAYAETAASDLATLLGIALSSGAFSSLDCVSADNGAAS, from the coding sequence ATGGCGGCTGAACCGGTTGCAAGCGGCGCCTTTGCCGCAGCCCTGCTCGATCCCGCGCAGAGGGTGCCGGACGGGCTCATCGCAGGAAGTGGCAGCGCGGTTGGCCGACGCTTCGCGGTCTATCGCAACAATGTCATGGTCTCGCTCGTCGACGCGCTGGCCTCGATTTTCCCGACTGTGCAAAACCTTGTCGGCGAAGAGTTCTTCCGTGCCGTGGCGCAGCTGCATGTTCGCGCCCATCCACCGTGTTCGCCATTGATATTCACCTATGGCAATGATTTTGCCCGGTTCATCCAATCCTTTCCCCCGGCCCGCGACCTGCCTTTTCTCGCCGATGTCGCTCAGCTGGAACGGCTCTGGCTCGACAGTTTTCACAGCGCAGACAGCCCATCTCTCGATCCGATGAGCCTGGCCTCCATCCCGCCCGATGATCTTGGCCACCTACGTTTTACTGCGCATCCGGCAACACGGATATTACGCTGCCGCCACGCGGCGGCAACGATCGTCATTCGCGATCGTGCCGGATCCGCGCTCAGCGACGTTAATCCGATGCAGGCGGAAAATGCCCTTGTGACGCGGCCGGCCTTCGACGTGAAGATTCAGCCCCTGCCACCGGGCGGATATGCGTTTCTCACGGCGCTGATCGAACGGCAGACCTTAGCCGAAGCCTGCGAAGCGGCCTACGCCGAGACGGCTGCATCCGATCTCGCCACCCTTCTTGGCATAGCCCTGTCCAGCGGCGCATTCAGCAGCCTGGACTGTGTCAGCGCAGACAACGGAGCCGCATCATGA
- a CDS encoding DoxX family protein, with protein sequence MSTLPTSFIDRYQILTGRFEAMLSPWLLGLAARLVFLAVLLPYYLNSACTKFDGLFRISDNAYYQIALPAVDAAGGDVSAISFLPWGAMVLFGSYGELLLPVLIVVGLFTRIAALGMIAFIAVQTLTDIYVHNVDATTIGALFDRFPDSVIADQRLLWLFPLIVLVVKGAGLVSLDHVLSMRWVGRH encoded by the coding sequence ATGAGCACGCTGCCGACCTCTTTCATCGACAGGTACCAAATTCTTACGGGCCGGTTCGAAGCCATGCTTTCGCCCTGGCTGCTCGGACTGGCAGCCCGCCTCGTCTTTCTGGCGGTACTGCTGCCCTACTATCTGAATTCCGCTTGCACGAAGTTCGATGGATTGTTCCGGATCAGCGACAACGCCTACTACCAGATCGCCCTGCCGGCGGTGGATGCCGCCGGTGGCGATGTCTCGGCGATTTCTTTCCTGCCATGGGGGGCGATGGTTTTGTTCGGCAGCTATGGCGAGTTGCTCTTGCCGGTCCTGATCGTCGTCGGCCTGTTTACCCGCATCGCAGCGCTCGGCATGATCGCCTTCATTGCCGTGCAGACACTGACCGACATCTATGTGCACAACGTCGATGCAACGACAATCGGCGCCCTGTTTGATCGCTTCCCCGACAGCGTCATCGCCGACCAGCGCCTGCTCTGGCTCTTTCCGCTGATTGTCCTGGTCGTCAAAGGCGCAGGCCTGGTGTCGCTAGACCATGTTCTCAGCATGCGCTGGGTCGGTCGCCACTGA
- a CDS encoding Hsp20 family protein: MRHVDFSPLYRSTVGFDRLFTMLDTLAQPDQAQSYPPYNIERTGENLYRITMAVAGFDEAELSIEAHAHVLTVKGEKAEEDSGEPTEFLYRGIAKRAFERRFQLADHVEVTAASLKNGLLHIDLLRNIPEAMKPRRISISAESAAALPKAIEARVN, translated from the coding sequence ATGCGTCACGTCGATTTTTCCCCGCTCTATCGTTCCACGGTCGGTTTCGATCGTCTGTTCACCATGCTGGACACGCTTGCGCAGCCTGATCAGGCGCAGAGCTACCCGCCCTACAACATCGAGCGCACCGGTGAAAACCTGTATCGGATCACCATGGCGGTGGCAGGCTTCGATGAGGCCGAGCTATCGATCGAGGCCCATGCCCATGTCCTGACGGTCAAGGGTGAGAAGGCCGAGGAGGATAGTGGCGAGCCGACCGAATTCCTGTATCGCGGCATTGCCAAGCGCGCCTTCGAGCGCCGGTTCCAGCTCGCAGATCATGTTGAAGTGACTGCCGCTTCGCTGAAGAACGGACTTTTGCACATCGATCTGTTGCGCAACATTCCCGAGGCAATGAAGCCGCGCCGGATTTCGATCAGCGCCGAATCTGCTGCCGCGCTGCCGAAGGCCATCGAAGCCCGCGTCAACTGA